The Candidatus Hydrogenedentota bacterium genomic interval TCATGCGCCGTAACGCGATCGGCGTCCTTATCGGCATAGAACTGTTGCTCAACGCCGCGATCCTCAACTTCATGACCTTCTGGCATTTCCGGGGCGGGCTGGAGACGGATGGGGCGCTGTCCGGCCCGGTCATGGGCGTGTTCATCATTATTCTCGCGGCATGCGAAGCCGCAATCGCGCTGGCAATCCTGATCAACCTGTTTCACAATTTCGGCTCCGTCCAGGTGGACAAACCGCAGCGGATGAAGAAGTAGCCGTGGACATGACCGTGCTGACATATGCGTTGTTAATCTTTGCGCTGCCGCTGGCTGCGTTCCTGCTGCTTGGCCTGTGCAACAAGCGTCTGCCGCGGCGGGGCGATTTCATCGCCACGTCCGTGCTCGGCACATGCCTCTTTCTTGCGCTGCTGCTGTTTTACAGGGCGTGGCGGTCGCCGCAGCACATCATGCTCGACGTGACGTTCGACTGGCTGCCCCTGTGCGCAGGGGTGAACCTGAATGGCGGACTGATGGTGGACCGCCTGACCGCCGTCATGCTGGTAGTAGTGACGCTGGTCAGCTTTCTTGTCCATCTCTTTTCGACGAAATACATGGAAGGCGATGTCCGTTACGGGCGGTACTATGCGTCGCTGCTGTTGTTCACGACCTCGATGCTCGGGCTCGTGCTCGCGAACAATCTCCTGTACTTGTACATGTTCTGGGAATTGGTCGGCCTCTCCTCCTATGTGCTTATTGGCCACTGGTTCGAAAAGAAGTCGGCGTCTGACGCGGCGATGAAGGCGTTCATCACAACACGCCTCGGCGACGTTGGCATGTTTATCGGCATCATGGTCTGCTATTTCCAGGTGGGATCGCTGCACTACGCGGACCTGTTTGCCGCCGTGAGCGACGGAACCCTCTCGGAATCGTGGCGGACGCTGGCGGGGCTGGGCCTCTTCTTCGGCGCCATGGGCAAGAGCGCGCAGTTCCCGCTGCATGTCTGGCTTCCGGACGCGATGGAAGGCCCGACGCCGGTAAGCGCGTTGATTCATGCCGCCACCATGGTGGCGGCGGGCGTCTACCTGACGGGCCGGCTGTTGCCGTTCTTCAATGAACCGACTTTGCTCTTCATCGCGTACGTCGGCGCGTTCACGGCCTTGTTTGCGGCCACCATCGCGCTGGTGCAGGACGACATCAAGAAAGTGCTCGCCTACTCGACCGTGAGCCAGCTCGGATACATGATCCTGGCTTTGGGCGTGGGCGGGTACGTGTCCGGACTGTTCCACCTCACAACGCACGCGTTTTTCAAGGCCGGTCTGTTCCTGGGCGCGGGCGCGGTCATCTACGCGATGCATCACGAACAGTCCATGAGCAAGTACGGCGGTCTGCGCCACAAAATGCCAATCACGACGGTGTGTTACTTGCTCGCGACGCTGGCGCTGACCGGTTTCCCCGGGTTTTCCGGCTTCTGGAGCAAGGACGCAATTCTCAGCGACGCACTGGCCTTCGCCATGCTGCACGGCCATTGGTTCCTGCCCGTCGCCGGGTTTACGACCGTGTTTCTGACCGCGTTCTACATGTTCCGGCAGTTCTTTCTGACCTTTACCGGAAAACCGCGCGACCATCACGCCTACAGCCACGCGCATGAAGTCCCGTGGCCGATGCTGGCGGCGCTCATCGCGCTCGGCGCGTTGGCGGTCATCGGAGGCGGGTTCGGTCAGTGGTTCGGCGTCATGAATCCCAGCCGGGACGGCATTGAGCAGGTCTCCGACTTCCGTGAAGCCGGTTTCCACTCCCCCATCACGGAAAGAGCGATGGAGCATGCGCCGGAACGCGGCCAGGCTGTCACGCACGCGCACGACGAAGCCCACGACCCCGCATCAGAAGCGAAACATGCCGCGCACGGCATCGCCATGAAGCTTTCTACGCTGCTCGCACTGAGCGGCATCGTTTTCGGTGCGCTGATGTACCTGCAGCGGCGCAACGGGCGCACGGTCCTGCAGCCCGAATTCTTCGTCAAGACGTTCCGGCCGGTACACACGCTTCTGCTGAACAAGTACTATTTTGACGAAATTTACATGGCTTGTTTCGTGATGACCACGCGCGCCTTGGGCGCGTTCGCCGCCCTGTTCGACCGGAAGATCATCGACGCGGTGGTGAACCTCTTTGGGCGCCTGAGCATCGTCTGGTCCATAGTCATTGAGTGGGTGGACCGTCGCATCGTCGACGGCCTGTTCGTGAATGGAGCATCCAATACAACCTATGCGGCCGGGGAGCGCCTCGCGGCAGCCCAGACCGGCCGCATTCGCGACTATCTGTTGCTGACGGTGGTGGGACTACTGGTCATTTGCGGCGCCTGTTTCCTGGTGTATTGCCAGATTCAATGAGAAATACGCGAACACTACACGTGGGAAGAACGAATAAATAGCCGGAATTGAAACAAAGCCATGGACAAATCTCTGCTTTCGCTGATTACCTTCGTGCCGCTGGCCGGCGCGGCCGTCATGCTGGTGTTGCCGGGCCGCGCACACAACGCGATCCGAGCGGCGGCAGTTGCCACCAGCGGCATCGTCTTCCTGCTGACGTTGTACCTGTGGCGGGTCTTCGACCCCTCTTTGCTGTCGGCGGGCACGCCCTATTCGCCCTACGATGGGAGAACGTTCACGGAAATTGCCTGGATCCCCTCCTATCACATCTATTTCCGGCTGGGCGTTGACGGGCTTTCGGTCATGCTTATCCTGCTCACCGGTCTGCTCTCGTTTCTGGCCTGTTTCAGCGCCTTCACCATAAAGAAACAGGTGAAAGGCTTCTTCGTCTTGTTCATGCTGCTGATCACGGGGATGATGGGCGTGTTCATGGCGCTGGATTTCTTCCTCTTTTATGTGTTCTGGGAAGTCATGCTGCTGCCGATGTACTTTCTCATCGGTATCTGGGGCGGCCCCCGCAAGGAATACGCGGCTATCAAGTTCTTTATCTACACGCTGCTGGGCTCGGTCCTGATCCTGCTCGTCATGCTGGCCTATTACTTCAAGATGACTTCCGCGGGCTTCCCCGAATATGCGTTCAACATTCCGGAACTCGTTGCGCGCAAGCCCTTCAATGTGCCCGGCGGCCCGACTCTATTCCAGTATCTCATGTTCTGGGGCCTGTTCATCGGTTTCGCGATCAAGGTGCCGATCTTCCCGTTCCATACGTGGCTTCCCGACGCGCACGTCGAGGCGCCGACCGCGATTTCCGTCATACTCGCGGGCGTATTGCTGAAAATGGGCGGGTACGGCATCCTGCGGCTGAACTATCCCCTGCTGCCGGAGGTCGGGGCGGCGCCGGGCGTCATGTGGTTCCTCGCGCTGCTGGGCGTCGTCAACATCATCTATGGCGCGCTGTGCGCGCTGGGCCAGAGCGATTTCAAACGGCTGGTCGCCTACTCGTCCGTGAGCCACATGGGCTACGTGCTGCTGGGTATCGCAATCCTGCGCACCGAAGGCGTCAACGGCGCCATATTCCAGATGTTCGCGCACGGGTTGTCCAGCGCGATGATGTTCATGCTCGTCGGCGTGGTGTATGAACGCGCACATCACCGCGAAATCGCGCGTTTCGGCGGCATTGCCGTGCAGATGCCCGTCTATTTCGCGCTGGCCGTGATCGGCTTCTTTGCGTCGCTCGGCTTGCCCGCGCTGGTCGGGTTCATCGGCGAAGTCATGGTCTTCCTGGGCGCGTTCCGCTACAGCCCCTGGATCGCCGGCGTTTCCACGCTCGGCATGCTGCTGACCGCCGCTTACATCCTCTGGACGATGCAGCGGGTCTACCTGGGCAATCCGAAGGAAGAGCATGCGGGGTTTCCCGACAGCAACCGGTGGGAACTGATCTCGATTGCGCCGCTCGCCGTGCTCTGTATCGTGTTTGGCGTCATGCCAATGCTCATACTCAACATTTTCAGCGGTTCAACGGAAGTGTTCATGAGCCTGTTCAAGGGCCTCGTATGACAAAGTCCCGGATTGAGAATTAGCCATGCCGCCAGGTCAAGCCAACAGTTTTTTGCCCATCCTGCTCGTGGCCGCGGGCGCGTGCGCGGTGATTGTGGCGGACATGCTTGCGCCGCTGTCTCGCAGCCGCCGGGTATCAGGCCTGACCGCGCTCGCGGCCGTGCTGGCGGCGCTGGCCGCGCTGCTGGCCGACATGGGCGCGGGCGTGTTTCACGGCCTCAACTACCGTTTCAGCGGCATGCTGGCCTATGACACGGTGTCCACGTTCCTGACGCTGGTCTTTCTCTGCGGTGCGGCAGCGGTCATTCTCTTCGCGCTGCGCAGCGGCGAAACCGCCGCGTACCGGCAAGGCGAATTCTACGCGTTACTGTTGGGCGCGGTTCTCGGCGCCATTCTCCTTGTTACCGCGAACCATCTCGTTCTGTTCGTTCTCGGAATCGAAACGCTGAGCATGTGCTCCTACGTCCTCGCGGGATTCCTCAAGGACGAC includes:
- the nuoK gene encoding NADH-quinone oxidoreductase subunit NuoK, with the translated sequence MPNTANLFSAHPGGIHLYLLVAVALFCLGLTACIMRRNAIGVLIGIELLLNAAILNFMTFWHFRGGLETDGALSGPVMGVFIIILAACEAAIALAILINLFHNFGSVQVDKPQRMKK
- a CDS encoding NADH-quinone oxidoreductase subunit M, which encodes MLSLITFVPLAGAAVMLVLPGRAHNAIRAAAVATSGIVFLLTLYLWRVFDPSLLSAGTPYSPYDGRTFTEIAWIPSYHIYFRLGVDGLSVMLILLTGLLSFLACFSAFTIKKQVKGFFVLFMLLITGMMGVFMALDFFLFYVFWEVMLLPMYFLIGIWGGPRKEYAAIKFFIYTLLGSVLILLVMLAYYFKMTSAGFPEYAFNIPELVARKPFNVPGGPTLFQYLMFWGLFIGFAIKVPIFPFHTWLPDAHVEAPTAISVILAGVLLKMGGYGILRLNYPLLPEVGAAPGVMWFLALLGVVNIIYGALCALGQSDFKRLVAYSSVSHMGYVLLGIAILRTEGVNGAIFQMFAHGLSSAMMFMLVGVVYERAHHREIARFGGIAVQMPVYFALAVIGFFASLGLPALVGFIGEVMVFLGAFRYSPWIAGVSTLGMLLTAAYILWTMQRVYLGNPKEEHAGFPDSNRWELISIAPLAVLCIVFGVMPMLILNIFSGSTEVFMSLFKGLV
- the nuoL gene encoding NADH-quinone oxidoreductase subunit L, producing MTVLTYALLIFALPLAAFLLLGLCNKRLPRRGDFIATSVLGTCLFLALLLFYRAWRSPQHIMLDVTFDWLPLCAGVNLNGGLMVDRLTAVMLVVVTLVSFLVHLFSTKYMEGDVRYGRYYASLLLFTTSMLGLVLANNLLYLYMFWELVGLSSYVLIGHWFEKKSASDAAMKAFITTRLGDVGMFIGIMVCYFQVGSLHYADLFAAVSDGTLSESWRTLAGLGLFFGAMGKSAQFPLHVWLPDAMEGPTPVSALIHAATMVAAGVYLTGRLLPFFNEPTLLFIAYVGAFTALFAATIALVQDDIKKVLAYSTVSQLGYMILALGVGGYVSGLFHLTTHAFFKAGLFLGAGAVIYAMHHEQSMSKYGGLRHKMPITTVCYLLATLALTGFPGFSGFWSKDAILSDALAFAMLHGHWFLPVAGFTTVFLTAFYMFRQFFLTFTGKPRDHHAYSHAHEVPWPMLAALIALGALAVIGGGFGQWFGVMNPSRDGIEQVSDFREAGFHSPITERAMEHAPERGQAVTHAHDEAHDPASEAKHAAHGIAMKLSTLLALSGIVFGALMYLQRRNGRTVLQPEFFVKTFRPVHTLLLNKYYFDEIYMACFVMTTRALGAFAALFDRKIIDAVVNLFGRLSIVWSIVIEWVDRRIVDGLFVNGASNTTYAAGERLAAAQTGRIRDYLLLTVVGLLVICGACFLVYCQIQ
- a CDS encoding NADH-quinone oxidoreductase subunit N; the encoded protein is MPPGQANSFLPILLVAAGACAVIVADMLAPLSRSRRVSGLTALAAVLAALAALLADMGAGVFHGLNYRFSGMLAYDTVSTFLTLVFLCGAAAVILFALRSGETAAYRQGEFYALLLGAVLGAILLVTANHLVLFVLGIETLSMCSYVLAGFLKDDRNSAEASLKYLIYGAVVSGILFFGLSYLYGLSGTLEVKQIGVNMAARVQSGETGLVFLYALGALLLAGLGFKMALVPFHFWCPDVYQGA